One Psychrobacillus glaciei genomic region harbors:
- a CDS encoding DUF402 domain-containing protein gives MLKKRYGDRSDWKRIIKREYVQSYVETKEFTGTITLLHLDQVTEPLWVHYDDQSICIVDNGYTWMQHFPVGENYALTTMFDSNEEIVQWYIDICDEIGIENKVPWWEDLFLDIVVLPTGEIILLDEDELEEALEGGSIDQNMFDLAWHEANRIISLIREQNFHLLHFSEAHKKLLKEKLQRVENEHA, from the coding sequence ATGTTAAAAAAGAGATATGGAGATCGTTCGGATTGGAAAAGAATTATTAAAAGAGAGTATGTGCAATCTTATGTGGAGACAAAAGAGTTTACGGGAACTATAACTCTATTACATTTAGATCAAGTTACAGAGCCTTTATGGGTACATTATGACGATCAAAGCATTTGTATTGTAGACAATGGGTATACTTGGATGCAGCATTTCCCTGTTGGCGAAAATTATGCTCTAACTACAATGTTTGATTCGAATGAAGAAATAGTACAGTGGTATATAGATATTTGCGATGAAATAGGAATAGAAAATAAAGTGCCGTGGTGGGAAGATTTATTTCTTGATATTGTCGTATTACCTACGGGAGAGATTATCCTATTGGATGAGGATGAACTTGAAGAAGCATTAGAAGGTGGAAGCATCGATCAAAATATGTTTGACCTAGCTTGGCATGAAGCGAATAGAATTATCTCACTTATTCGAGAACAAAATTTTCATTTACTTCATTTTTCAGAAGCCCATAAAAAACTGTTAAAAGAAAAGCTTCAAAGGGTGGAAAATGAACATGCGTAA
- a CDS encoding MFS transporter — protein sequence MKVQVLLKGYNFLFFGLLAIFIPFLPVYLGEQGLSVSEIGLIVGTGGVVTLIAQPFWGFISDKTKTIRKVMLLLVCLTSVFGYFLFNVNSFVFLVIFALLVYFFLMPLDPLTESLNFTVSEMARVSYGSIRTYGALGFAVLSLIVGFAMDYFGMSSVSILFVLLGLISFGVIWFMPEVQASSKPVTMAGFKQVLNNKEMLLFLALVFICSIPARMNDTFLGIHIRALGGDTSLVGITFFLSATSEIVIFALSFWWLRKGKELEIITIATFFYFVRFIASAFVTSPIALALVQLLQMFTFPIFYTAAIQYLYQIMPKEWRATGQTVLALLFFGLSSIIASYAGGYIYKELGGQTFYFIISIMSFIGVLFGIVLTIRKRRI from the coding sequence TTGAAAGTTCAAGTGTTATTAAAAGGGTATAATTTTTTATTTTTTGGTTTACTTGCCATTTTTATTCCTTTTTTACCTGTTTATTTGGGAGAACAAGGTTTATCAGTCAGTGAAATAGGTCTAATCGTAGGGACGGGTGGCGTTGTGACGTTAATTGCACAACCATTTTGGGGATTCATCAGTGATAAGACTAAAACGATTCGTAAGGTAATGTTACTACTCGTTTGTTTAACATCCGTTTTTGGTTACTTCTTATTTAATGTTAATAGTTTCGTATTTCTTGTTATTTTTGCACTATTAGTTTATTTTTTCTTAATGCCACTTGATCCACTAACAGAAAGCCTTAATTTCACCGTTTCTGAAATGGCTCGTGTCAGCTATGGATCTATTCGAACATATGGGGCACTCGGCTTTGCGGTTTTATCCTTAATTGTTGGTTTTGCTATGGATTATTTCGGTATGAGCAGCGTATCTATTTTATTTGTTTTATTAGGCCTTATTTCGTTTGGCGTTATTTGGTTTATGCCCGAAGTACAGGCCTCATCTAAGCCTGTGACAATGGCAGGTTTTAAACAAGTATTAAACAATAAAGAAATGCTCCTGTTTTTAGCTCTCGTGTTTATTTGTTCGATACCCGCTCGTATGAATGATACATTTTTAGGAATTCATATAAGAGCACTGGGAGGAGATACTTCTTTAGTAGGAATTACTTTCTTCTTATCTGCTACAAGTGAAATTGTTATCTTTGCTTTAAGTTTTTGGTGGCTTCGAAAAGGAAAAGAGCTTGAAATTATAACAATTGCTACTTTTTTCTATTTTGTGCGTTTCATCGCATCCGCTTTTGTAACAAGCCCTATAGCTCTAGCACTTGTGCAACTATTGCAGATGTTTACATTCCCTATTTTTTATACTGCTGCGATTCAATATTTATATCAAATTATGCCAAAAGAATGGCGTGCCACTGGTCAAACGGTTCTTGCACTCTTATTCTTTGGATTATCCAGTATAATCGCCTCTTATGCAGGAGGGTATATTTATAAAGAATTGGGAGGACAAACGTTTTATTTCATTATCTCCATTATGTCTTTTATTGGTGTTTTATTTGGTATCGTATTGACTATTCGTAAACGAAGAATATAG
- a CDS encoding helix-turn-helix transcriptional regulator, which translates to MLKNRVKELRARFSYTQGELGEKAGVTRQTIGFIEKGEFSPSITLSLKLAYILECKVDELFWLEGEEW; encoded by the coding sequence ATGCTCAAAAACCGAGTAAAAGAATTACGTGCAAGATTCAGCTATACGCAAGGAGAGCTTGGAGAGAAAGCTGGGGTTACGAGACAAACGATTGGATTTATTGAAAAAGGGGAATTTTCGCCGTCTATTACACTTTCTTTAAAGCTAGCCTATATTCTGGAGTGTAAAGTGGATGAACTATTTTGGTTAGAAGGGGAGGAATGGTGA
- the pheT gene encoding phenylalanine--tRNA ligase subunit beta, which translates to MLVSTKWLAEYVNTQGLDPKELGEKITRSGIEVDAVIDRSQGMTNVVVGYVKEKVKHPEADKLNICQVDVGEETTQIICGAPNVAVGQKVIVARPGAVLPGGIKIKKAKLRGEESNGMICSLQELGIEGRLVPKAYAEGIYVLPETATPGESALSLLGLEDTILELGLTPNRADALSMLGVAYEVGAILSEDMKYPEVTYNESNEKASDYLNLRVDTIKENPMYVAKIVKNVVVKESPLWLQHRLMAAGVRPHNNVVDVTNYVLMEYGQPLHAFDYDRLETKEIVVRLANEGEKIVTLDDQERTLKSNHLVITNGKEPVAIAGVMGGANSEVHNGTTTVVIESAYFASGSVRQTSKDHNLRSDASARFEKGVDPNRVVLAAERAASLLAELAGGEVLAGSVLVDELDKTPAEVVVSPDFINNRLGMKISLEDMTSILTRLKFDYQAANGFLYIQAPTRRQDIKIEEDIVEEIARMYGYDEIPMTLPVGESKPGGLTSYQAKRRQVRAYLEGAGLYQAITYSLTSKEMSQKFALETAPVTELLMPMSEERSILRQSLIPHLLEAVTYNTARQADTVALYEVGSVFLGETESGLPHEQEHLAAVIAGKWVDHSWQGEKKAVDFFVLKGIVEGLMELLGHSNELTFERTVVDGLHPGRTASIKLAGEEIGLIGQLHPSEQKVRDLKETYVMEMNIAKVLNKEVDALYYAPVSKFPSITRDIALVVDSEKAAGELQAIIQLSGGRLLKGVHLFDLYEGEKMEPGKKSVAFSLTYFDPERTLTDEEVVNAHNKVLKALAEQAGAELRG; encoded by the coding sequence ATGTTAGTATCTACGAAATGGTTAGCAGAATATGTGAATACACAAGGACTTGATCCAAAAGAATTAGGTGAAAAAATTACTCGTTCAGGTATTGAAGTCGATGCAGTTATTGATCGCTCTCAAGGAATGACGAATGTAGTTGTTGGATATGTGAAAGAAAAAGTGAAGCATCCGGAAGCGGACAAACTCAATATTTGCCAAGTAGATGTTGGGGAAGAAACAACACAAATTATTTGTGGAGCTCCAAACGTTGCAGTTGGCCAAAAAGTAATCGTAGCTCGTCCAGGAGCAGTACTTCCTGGTGGTATAAAAATTAAAAAAGCAAAACTTCGCGGGGAAGAGTCGAACGGAATGATTTGCTCACTTCAAGAGTTAGGGATAGAAGGACGTCTTGTTCCTAAAGCATATGCAGAAGGTATTTACGTTCTTCCAGAAACAGCAACACCTGGGGAAAGTGCACTTTCACTACTTGGATTAGAAGATACCATTCTTGAACTTGGCTTAACTCCTAACCGCGCCGATGCACTTAGTATGCTTGGGGTAGCTTATGAAGTTGGAGCTATTTTATCGGAAGATATGAAATACCCTGAAGTAACTTATAATGAAAGTAATGAAAAAGCATCAGATTACTTAAATCTACGAGTAGATACAATCAAAGAAAACCCGATGTATGTAGCAAAAATTGTGAAAAATGTGGTAGTAAAAGAATCGCCACTTTGGTTACAGCACCGCCTTATGGCCGCAGGTGTTCGTCCACATAATAACGTAGTCGATGTTACGAACTATGTCTTAATGGAATACGGTCAACCACTTCATGCATTCGATTATGATCGACTAGAAACAAAGGAAATTGTCGTTCGTCTTGCAAATGAAGGGGAAAAAATAGTAACGCTTGATGATCAAGAACGTACACTTAAATCGAATCACTTAGTCATTACTAATGGCAAAGAACCAGTTGCAATTGCAGGTGTAATGGGTGGAGCTAATTCAGAAGTTCATAATGGAACAACGACTGTTGTTATTGAGTCTGCATATTTTGCAAGTGGATCCGTTCGTCAAACGTCAAAAGATCATAACTTACGCAGTGATGCGAGTGCTCGTTTTGAAAAAGGAGTCGATCCAAATCGAGTTGTTCTTGCGGCAGAACGTGCGGCAAGTCTTCTTGCTGAGCTTGCTGGTGGGGAAGTATTAGCTGGTTCTGTTTTAGTTGATGAATTAGATAAAACACCTGCTGAAGTAGTAGTATCTCCTGATTTTATTAATAATCGTTTAGGAATGAAAATATCGTTAGAAGATATGACTTCTATTTTAACTAGATTAAAATTTGACTACCAAGCTGCAAATGGTTTCTTATATATTCAAGCCCCGACTCGCCGTCAAGATATTAAAATTGAAGAAGACATTGTGGAAGAAATTGCTCGTATGTACGGATATGATGAAATTCCAATGACCCTACCAGTGGGAGAATCTAAGCCGGGTGGACTAACATCTTACCAAGCTAAACGTCGTCAAGTTCGCGCATACTTGGAAGGTGCAGGTCTTTATCAAGCGATCACTTATTCATTAACGTCAAAAGAAATGTCTCAGAAATTCGCATTAGAAACTGCTCCTGTAACTGAATTATTAATGCCGATGAGCGAAGAAAGAAGCATCCTTCGTCAAAGTTTAATACCACATTTACTAGAAGCTGTAACATACAATACGGCACGCCAAGCGGATACAGTAGCTCTTTATGAAGTAGGATCTGTTTTCTTAGGAGAAACAGAATCAGGTTTGCCTCATGAACAAGAACATTTAGCCGCAGTCATAGCAGGTAAATGGGTAGATCACAGCTGGCAAGGCGAGAAAAAAGCAGTCGATTTCTTCGTACTAAAAGGAATTGTCGAAGGGTTAATGGAACTACTTGGACATTCAAATGAACTTACTTTTGAACGGACTGTAGTAGACGGATTACATCCAGGACGCACTGCTTCGATTAAACTTGCTGGTGAGGAAATTGGTCTTATCGGACAATTACACCCATCAGAACAAAAAGTGCGTGATTTGAAAGAAACATATGTAATGGAAATGAATATAGCAAAAGTATTAAATAAAGAAGTGGATGCATTATACTATGCGCCAGTTTCTAAATTCCCATCAATAACTCGAGATATTGCTCTAGTAGTAGACAGTGAAAAAGCAGCTGGCGAACTTCAAGCAATCATCCAATTATCTGGTGGAAGATTACTAAAAGGTGTACATCTATTCGATTTATACGAAGGAGAAAAAATGGAGCCAGGGAAAAAATCGGTTGCTTTCTCACTAACGTACTTCGATCCAGAGCGCACACTAACCGATGAAGAAGTAGTAAACGCGCACAATAAAGTGTTAAAAGCACTTGCAGAACAAGCAGGGGCAGAGCTACGAGGATAA
- the sspI gene encoding small acid-soluble spore protein SspI: MDFQIREAISANMKGNNPSEIRAVVEDAIQRGEEHLLPGLGVFFEKWWKNTDDTKKDAVLNELATAFAQ; this comes from the coding sequence ATGGACTTTCAAATTCGAGAAGCAATATCAGCTAATATGAAAGGAAATAATCCATCTGAAATTCGAGCTGTAGTAGAAGATGCAATTCAAAGAGGAGAAGAACATTTGCTGCCTGGCCTCGGTGTCTTTTTCGAAAAGTGGTGGAAGAATACGGATGACACTAAGAAAGATGCCGTATTAAATGAACTCGCAACTGCATTTGCACAATAA
- a CDS encoding GrpB family protein, which yields MRKVEVVSYSADWKDRFKEEAEQLQKIFGSEMITIHHIGSTSVNGLSAKPIIDLMPVVRDINNMDAFNDAMIAIGYEPKGENGLSGRRYFQKGGDNRTHHVHIYEMNSPEIKRHLAFREYLRKHPKVAKDYGQLKEKLAKQFPYDVESYINGKEQLATEIEEKAIHWYKGLEK from the coding sequence ATGCGTAAAGTGGAAGTAGTTTCTTATTCGGCTGATTGGAAGGATAGGTTCAAAGAGGAAGCGGAGCAACTTCAAAAGATTTTTGGTTCGGAAATGATAACGATACACCATATTGGAAGTACATCCGTGAATGGTTTAAGTGCAAAACCGATAATTGATCTAATGCCCGTTGTTCGGGATATTAATAATATGGATGCATTTAACGACGCAATGATTGCAATTGGCTATGAACCAAAAGGAGAAAATGGACTTTCCGGGCGTAGGTATTTTCAAAAAGGCGGAGATAATCGAACTCATCATGTTCATATATATGAAATGAATAGTCCTGAAATTAAGCGACATCTAGCATTTCGTGAATACTTACGCAAGCATCCCAAGGTTGCAAAAGATTATGGACAATTAAAAGAAAAGTTAGCAAAACAGTTTCCTTACGATGTTGAATCTTATATTAATGGAAAAGAACAATTAGCAACGGAAATTGAAGAAAAAGCAATCCATTGGTACAAAGGGTTGGAAAAATAA
- a CDS encoding NAD(P)H-dependent flavin oxidoreductase, translated as MLKNEITELLGLDFPIIQAPMAGGVTTSKFVATVSNNGALGMIGAGYLSAHQLRQQIREVKQLTANNFGVNLFVPNYFELIEDEVEMMNKLLKHYHGELNIPFEKLILPTLESVFHSYMEQIQVIMEEKVPICSFTFGVPTLDVMKKLKQHNIISIGTATTVVEVVAIERLGMDAVVVQGSEAGGHRGNFISDHEESLIGLSSLIPQVVDNISIPVIAAGGIMDGRGLMAALCLGAKAVQMGTAFLTCEESGAHPVHKEAILDSKVEDTTLTRAFSGKWARGIKNKFIKEMQDQASIPSFPVQNVLTQSIRKSSANQNNKDYMSLWSGQNSALARNETVERLIQRVMEQANRINKNV; from the coding sequence ATGCTGAAAAATGAGATTACGGAACTTTTAGGTCTAGATTTTCCCATCATTCAAGCACCAATGGCAGGAGGAGTTACTACTTCTAAGTTTGTAGCTACTGTTTCCAATAACGGAGCTCTTGGAATGATTGGAGCAGGGTATTTGAGCGCGCATCAATTGCGTCAACAGATTAGAGAGGTAAAGCAGTTAACAGCGAATAATTTTGGTGTTAATTTATTTGTGCCGAACTATTTTGAGCTAATAGAAGATGAAGTAGAAATGATGAATAAACTATTAAAGCATTATCATGGGGAATTGAATATCCCATTTGAAAAGCTGATTCTACCGACTTTGGAGAGTGTTTTTCATTCATATATGGAACAAATACAAGTAATTATGGAGGAAAAAGTTCCTATTTGTTCATTTACATTTGGAGTTCCAACATTAGATGTGATGAAGAAATTAAAGCAACACAATATAATTTCAATTGGTACAGCTACAACTGTGGTAGAGGTGGTTGCTATTGAAAGACTTGGAATGGATGCAGTAGTTGTTCAAGGTAGTGAAGCAGGAGGCCATAGAGGTAATTTCATAAGTGATCATGAAGAGAGTTTAATCGGGTTATCGTCTTTGATCCCACAAGTTGTAGACAATATAAGCATTCCAGTTATTGCAGCTGGAGGAATTATGGATGGAAGGGGACTAATGGCCGCATTATGTTTAGGGGCTAAAGCTGTTCAAATGGGTACTGCATTTTTAACATGCGAAGAAAGCGGAGCACACCCAGTACATAAAGAAGCAATCCTCGATTCAAAGGTTGAAGACACGACATTAACTCGAGCATTTTCTGGTAAATGGGCAAGGGGGATAAAAAATAAATTTATAAAGGAAATGCAAGATCAAGCGTCAATTCCCAGCTTTCCAGTTCAAAATGTGCTAACGCAATCGATTCGAAAATCTTCTGCAAATCAAAATAACAAAGACTATATGTCACTCTGGTCTGGTCAAAATTCAGCACTTGCTAGAAACGAAACTGTGGAAAGACTGATTCAGCGTGTCATGGAACAAGCAAATAGAATAAATAAAAATGTATAG
- a CDS encoding TrmH family RNA methyltransferase, translating to MKRIESQQNALVKHWKKLLSVRKERDKTGEFIIEGYHLVEEAIKRKENVLTIMISDSANVPENWDVDNVDIVEINDVIKKELAETEHTQGIFAHCKQQTVEETEQSKWNRLLLIDAVQDPGNIGTMIRTADAAGIDAVILGKGTADAYNSKTLRSAQGSHFHIPVVKGDLHAWVDQLKNRQVPVYGTAFENSTPFNEVEKSDSFALIVGNEGSGINPELLEKTDQNIIVPLLGQAESLNVAVATGILLYGLAL from the coding sequence ATGAAACGAATCGAATCCCAACAAAATGCGCTTGTGAAGCATTGGAAAAAACTATTAAGTGTTCGCAAAGAACGTGATAAAACAGGCGAATTCATCATAGAAGGTTATCATTTAGTAGAAGAAGCGATCAAACGAAAAGAAAATGTGCTAACGATTATGATAAGTGATAGTGCCAATGTTCCTGAAAATTGGGATGTCGATAATGTAGATATAGTCGAAATAAATGATGTCATTAAAAAAGAACTTGCTGAAACCGAGCATACACAAGGTATATTCGCACACTGTAAGCAACAAACTGTCGAAGAAACAGAACAATCTAAATGGAATCGTTTGCTGTTAATAGATGCAGTTCAAGACCCAGGAAATATTGGCACAATGATTCGTACAGCGGATGCTGCAGGGATTGACGCAGTGATTCTTGGGAAAGGAACTGCCGATGCATACAATTCAAAAACACTACGATCTGCACAAGGCTCGCATTTTCATATCCCTGTTGTAAAAGGGGATTTACATGCATGGGTAGATCAGTTAAAAAATCGCCAAGTACCTGTTTACGGCACTGCTTTTGAAAACTCTACTCCATTCAATGAAGTCGAAAAAAGCGATTCATTTGCGTTAATCGTAGGCAATGAAGGAAGTGGCATCAATCCGGAACTGTTAGAAAAAACAGATCAGAACATAATAGTGCCACTTTTGGGACAAGCTGAATCATTAAATGTTGCAGTTGCGACAGGAATTCTTTTATATGGATTAGCATTATAG
- the pheS gene encoding phenylalanine--tRNA ligase subunit alpha, whose amino-acid sequence MEAQLQQLKEEALQKIEASANVKELNDVRVAYLGKKGPITDLLKGMGKLPAEERPKMGALVNVVREEVTEVLEARMTLLQEQAIQEQLAKESIDVTLPGRPVKTGNHHPLTRVVEEIEDLFISMGYEIAEGPEVEKDYYNFEALNLPKGHPARDMQDSFYISEDILLRTHTSPVQARTMEAKKGKPIKIICPGKVYRRDNDDATHSHQFTQIEGLVIGENIRMSDLKGTLSIFAKKMFGDDREIRLRPSFFPFTEPSVEMDISCFKCAGSGCNVCKKTGWIEILGAGMVHPNVLEMAGYDSKKLSGFAFGMGPERIAMLKYGVEDIRHFYTNDVRFLSQFHRTEV is encoded by the coding sequence ATGGAAGCACAACTTCAACAGTTAAAAGAAGAAGCGTTACAAAAAATTGAAGCTTCAGCGAACGTCAAAGAATTAAATGATGTACGTGTTGCTTATTTAGGGAAAAAGGGACCGATTACGGATCTTTTAAAAGGAATGGGTAAACTTCCTGCAGAAGAACGTCCGAAAATGGGGGCACTTGTCAATGTAGTGCGTGAAGAGGTAACAGAAGTATTAGAAGCACGCATGACATTACTTCAAGAACAAGCAATCCAAGAACAATTAGCGAAAGAATCGATTGACGTTACTTTACCAGGTCGTCCGGTGAAAACAGGAAATCATCATCCTTTAACTCGTGTAGTAGAAGAGATTGAAGACTTATTCATTAGCATGGGCTATGAAATTGCGGAAGGTCCAGAAGTGGAAAAAGATTACTACAATTTTGAAGCTTTAAACTTACCAAAAGGACATCCAGCTCGTGATATGCAGGATTCTTTCTATATTTCGGAAGATATTTTACTTCGTACACATACATCACCAGTTCAAGCACGTACGATGGAAGCAAAAAAAGGTAAGCCGATTAAAATCATTTGCCCAGGGAAAGTTTACCGCCGTGACAATGATGATGCGACACATTCACATCAATTTACACAAATTGAAGGTCTTGTTATTGGTGAAAATATTCGCATGAGTGATTTAAAAGGAACACTTTCTATATTTGCAAAGAAAATGTTCGGGGACGATCGTGAAATCCGTCTACGTCCAAGTTTCTTCCCATTCACTGAGCCTTCCGTTGAAATGGATATTTCTTGCTTCAAATGCGCTGGAAGTGGCTGTAATGTTTGTAAGAAAACAGGTTGGATTGAAATTTTAGGTGCTGGAATGGTTCATCCAAACGTTTTAGAAATGGCTGGATATGATTCGAAAAAACTTTCTGGTTTTGCATTTGGTATGGGTCCAGAACGAATTGCAATGTTGAAATATGGTGTGGAAGATATTCGTCATTTCTATACGAATGATGTGCGTTTCTTATCGCAATTCCACCGAACAGAAGTGTAA
- the hutU gene encoding urocanate hydratase yields the protein MTTPEILYSVKAQRGPELRCKGWRQEAILRMLENNMENAEKPEELVIYGGIGKAARNWESYHAIVKSLKELEDDETLVVQSGMPVAIFKTHKYAPTVVMATTNIMKADWPTFYDLQDKNLTIYANYTAAPWEYIGTQGVIQGTFETLSAIARLHYNDSLVGKILLTAGAGGMGGNQTRAMTMHGGVAILVDADVKIIKRRIDKGFIDELAGSLDEAIAKANEYAAAGKPLGIAVVGNAADVFEEVLEKGWLPDISTSMTPGHDPISYLPSGYTVEEAEHLRDTDRTLYLEKGRETMIRELKALIKFMDLGVHSFEYGTSHRKECIDAGMDAKEAKRLPGFVAEYIRPLFCEGRGPFRWICLSGEAEDLRKIDDMILDKFSDDHLVTRWIKLAKEHIPIEALPARICYMGFGQRKAFALEVNDMIRRGELAGPVAFSRDNLDSGSIVNPTFESENMKDGSDLISDWPMLNGLLNAVGMCDLIAIQANYSMGEAVHTGVTMVADGTAESDMRLEVAMTVDSGIGVVRHAQAGYEIAQDVANGKGKLTDESIKIPLWWKREATFGPKDLKKEEAKA from the coding sequence ATGACAACACCAGAAATTTTATATTCCGTAAAAGCGCAAAGAGGACCCGAGTTACGTTGTAAAGGGTGGAGACAGGAAGCTATTTTACGTATGCTTGAAAACAATATGGAGAATGCAGAAAAGCCAGAAGAGCTTGTCATCTACGGTGGTATTGGGAAAGCGGCTCGTAACTGGGAGTCTTACCATGCCATTGTAAAATCATTAAAAGAATTAGAAGATGATGAAACACTTGTCGTACAATCTGGTATGCCAGTAGCGATTTTCAAGACTCATAAATATGCACCTACTGTTGTCATGGCTACGACAAACATTATGAAAGCGGATTGGCCAACATTCTATGATTTACAAGATAAAAACTTAACGATCTATGCAAACTATACAGCGGCACCTTGGGAATATATCGGTACACAAGGGGTAATCCAAGGAACATTTGAAACCCTTTCTGCGATTGCTCGCTTGCACTATAACGATTCACTTGTTGGAAAAATTCTTTTAACTGCAGGAGCAGGCGGGATGGGTGGCAACCAAACTCGCGCGATGACGATGCATGGTGGAGTAGCGATTCTAGTGGACGCAGATGTGAAAATCATCAAGAGAAGAATTGACAAAGGATTCATCGATGAGCTAGCAGGTTCACTGGACGAAGCAATCGCAAAAGCGAATGAATATGCAGCAGCTGGTAAACCACTTGGTATTGCAGTTGTTGGAAACGCGGCAGATGTATTTGAAGAAGTGCTAGAGAAAGGTTGGTTACCGGACATTTCTACATCGATGACTCCAGGACATGACCCAATCTCGTACTTACCATCGGGATATACAGTAGAAGAGGCAGAACATCTTCGAGACACGGACCGAACACTATACTTGGAAAAAGGTCGCGAAACAATGATTCGTGAATTGAAAGCGCTTATTAAATTCATGGATTTAGGAGTTCACTCGTTTGAATATGGAACAAGTCACCGAAAAGAATGTATCGATGCAGGAATGGACGCAAAAGAAGCGAAGCGTCTTCCAGGTTTCGTAGCGGAATATATTCGTCCGCTATTTTGTGAAGGGCGCGGACCATTCCGTTGGATCTGTCTATCTGGAGAAGCTGAAGACTTGCGAAAAATTGACGACATGATCTTAGACAAATTCAGCGACGATCACTTAGTAACACGTTGGATCAAGCTGGCAAAAGAACATATTCCAATTGAAGCACTACCAGCACGTATTTGTTATATGGGCTTTGGTCAACGTAAAGCATTTGCTTTAGAAGTAAATGATATGATTCGCCGGGGTGAATTAGCTGGACCAGTTGCGTTCTCTCGTGACAATCTAGACTCAGGTTCCATCGTGAATCCTACATTCGAATCAGAAAATATGAAAGACGGTAGTGACTTAATCTCTGACTGGCCAATGTTGAACGGGCTATTAAACGCAGTCGGTATGTGTGATTTGATCGCCATTCAAGCGAACTATTCAATGGGAGAAGCGGTTCATACGGGCGTTACAATGGTAGCGGACGGAACCGCGGAATCAGATATGAGACTAGAAGTAGCAATGACTGTAGACTCTGGAATTGGAGTTGTTCGCCACGCGCAAGCAGGTTACGAAATTGCACAAGATGTTGCGAACGGTAAAGGGAAGTTAACGGATGAAAGCATAAAAATTCCATTATGGTGGAAACGTGAAGCAACATTTGGACCGAAAGATCTAAAAAAAGAAGAAGCGAAAGCTTAA